The DNA segment ttataaattttaaattttaaatttaaattctaacactaattaatattaattaactaaaagttgatttctatattttgtttcagATATTTTGAAGTTCACGTTGCAATGTGATGGACCAACACCTACCATAAGGCTTAAAGGTCGTTTTCCTTCTGGTTGGTTCATAAGTCATTATCTAACCTTATTATAACAACTAAGACAATCAAGTTAAGTTGGTCTAATGATCACTGATCCACTTAAATAGgtgttagaattttaaatttcatctacaacaatttttaaataaaactcaatATCGTAACgaatttagtttttaatctATCGAATTAGAGAATACCgtgtgaaaaacaaaaaacaaaacacaaccaagacaaaataaaaaaaaaaccttatTAACAACGAATCAACGATTCAATATTTGTTTCGTCTTAAACTTAGTGGCTTACCATATTCTACGTCATTTTACAACATGCATAGTATGTTCTCATTGTCAGTTGACTCAAAATTCTTCCttccctttttttcttcttaaaataagaaatttttacaagtatagtatttatttatataaaaatttacatatatttatctttatataaaattgatacctatttatttatataaaaatatcattttattagcgGATACATATGTGATGTTATATTATTGTTGAAGCAGCCCCActagtattaaaaaatattttaatttgtatataataataataatatttatttattctattacatTATTAAACTTGATTTTACTACATTAaactattataaaaattattttattattataaggTATATATTTTGTCCACGCCATCAAAATTTTGTAGATTCGTGACTGACATAATTTTGTCCAATTTTCCCCTTAAAATTGTAtaacatattttttagtttttttttttttcttatatatataaccACACACAATTATAAATGAGGAAGCAAGAGTTTGATTTGTAGCGTGAGATACTAATAAGACAGTGAAGGGAGTGAGGTTGGTTGTTTTCGAATCTCCATGGAAGAGAAAGCAGCAAGAACAATTGAAGGTCAACCCATAAGATGTAAAGGTGTGTGTGACAGCCATGAACAATTGAACTGAACATGcaagttattttcttttttccattttttaaggTTGCTATGTTTCATGTGTTTGAAACTTTGAATAGCGGCGGTTGGAAGAGAACCAGGGGAGCCATTAATCATTGAAGAGATTATTGTGGCGCCTCCAATGGCACGTGAAGCAAGGATTAAAGTTATATGCTCTTCTCTTTGTTACAGCGATGTCACTTTTTGGAAGATGAAGGTTCATTGCAATCACTTTTTCTATTTACTTTTCTAATTTCTCTAAATTATTTAGATTTTGAGTCTTTCATTTCATCCTTTGATGAAGGACCCCCCTGCAATTTGGCCAAGAATTTTCGGTCATGAGGCAATTGGGTGAGTTTCTGAAATCtccatatatttataaattatagattattcattcaaaattaattaattaattttaatatatgaaAATGGGATTGCTATACTATACTGTTTGTATGGTCATGTTCCATTCCATTTCATTAGTGGTTAGTGCTTTAATTTATGTACACTGAAAATTTGTAGTGGTCCCTTCATAAAAAGTTTCAACTTGTTTGTacaattgactttttgtttttgtttgatGGATTCTGAATTTTTGgttttaactaatttttcttGTGAGCCTACAGTTGTCTTCGTATGAAGTTGATAACTAAGAACAGTTAAATCTcaatttagtcaaatatgtcaaattatctaacgaattcttaactatcaacttcatatgAAGACAATTGCACATGAGTTTCCGTCCAATAATGATAAAGTAGGTGCGGAAAATATGACAAAATTTAACTtctaatcaattttttttatcatataggATTGTGGAGAGTGTAGGAGAGGATGTGACTGAAGTTACCAAAGGAGACATAGTTGTTCCAATTTTCTTGCCAGATTGTGGAGAGTGTGTGGATTGCAAATCAGAAAAGAGCAACCTATGTTCAAAATTCCCATTCAAAGTATCTCCATGGATGCCAAGATATGATAGTAGCAGATTCACTGATCTCAATGGACACATCATACACCATTTCCTTTTTGTTTCAAGTTTTACTGAGTACACTGTCGTTGACATTGCCAATCTAACCAAGATTCATCCCCTTGTTCCTCCAAACAAAGCATGCCTCCTCAGTTGCGGCGTATCGACCGGTAActaaagagaaagataaagtaACATTTTAGAATTTGAAGGCGATAAATTTATTCTTTATCTAATTATGTTcgttctaacaaaaaaaataaagtatactttttgtttttaaaatatggcaaaaattttaaaaatatttttaaattttattttgttttaattttgtccaaaaaattttcgatttgcattAAATATATCCTGGTcgctattttttcaaaaattttaggaccaattcaacaacaatttcataaaaataaccttcaacacaagcaaataaaacataatttgtATGCATTTTTGTTGGAttggtcttaatttttttaaaaatttagctgTCCGTGgcatatttgatacaaataaaaaacttttaagataaaattgaaacaaaataaaatttaaagatattttaaaatatttgttaaatttcaaagacaaaaagatatactttccaaaaaaaaaaatctgtcgTACTTAAAACTATTTTGTACGAAAAAGACTAGTCTATTTCTCTTTTCGTTTCAAATGGTGAAAGATGATTTTGTACTATGTTGTTTTAGTCGGTGACAAAATTAAAGCTTTGTTCCATCAAATATACAacattcataatcaattcatctaattcaatatttttgttattaaaatttttaattttaggggtAGGAGCTGCTTGGAAAGCAGCAAAAGTGGAACCAGGATCCAGTGTAGCTATTTTTGGACTAGGAAGCATTGGATTAGCAGTATGGTTTCTTAGATAATTAAACATATCTttgtgttattattattattattattattattattattattattattattatatattgtataGTTCTGTATCCACTGAAATTGTTTTGGTTTTGGAAAAAAACAAGGTTGCTGAAGGAGCTAGACTTTGTGGAGCAACTAAGATTATAGGTGTAGATGTCAACCCAGATAAGTTTGAAATTGGTAATGTAACTAACTAtcttctctttctatttctataacatcatcatcaagtgttttaatttgtcaaataataataataataataataatgttttaaGAGATTAATTGGTTTCATgtgtttaattaatttgtttttctcaGGAAAAAAGTTTGGAGTCACTGACTTTATTCAAGCTGGAGGAGACAAATCTGTGAGCCAGGTCTTGCCATTATATTTGACTTTCTttgagatttaaaaaaaaatgaatataaaaaataattaattattagaccACAGTTAAATAAATCCACTaaagaactaacaaaaaaaatcaataattaattattatttttttaaatttccttGTACCTTCAGTAGCCACCTACCCCAGTTTTGCCAACCTTAAATCTTAAAccctaataatattttttattatattattattataataacattttttaataagaGTTAATGTGGTTATGGAACAGGTTATTATAGAGATGACTAGTGGAGGTGCAGACTATTGCTTTGAATGTGTTGGAAGGGCATCATTGGTCCTTGAAGCATATGCTTCTTGTAGGAAGGTATCTAATATTCTAATCTTTGTCTCTCTCAAAAtgtgattaatttattatttttttaagtatatttgttttaaaccaaattgaaattccatattattttttttgaacaatttaagtttttgagagaagtaattttaaaatataacattacTGTTAGAGCTTCtatgatagaaaaaataaataaaaaataaaaaaatcgaaaattcTACCAGCTTATGTATTTCGAGAGAAGTGGttaaaagaaatttaatttgatgtttagTTTTGATTTTAGGGTTGGGGGAAAACAGTTGTTTTAGGAGTGGACAAGC comes from the Arachis duranensis cultivar V14167 chromosome 7, aradu.V14167.gnm2.J7QH, whole genome shotgun sequence genome and includes:
- the LOC107496715 gene encoding alcohol dehydrogenase-like 7 isoform X2; the encoded protein is MEEKAARTIEGQPIRCKAAVGREPGEPLIIEEIIVAPPMAREARIKVICSSLCYSDVTFWKMKDPPAIWPRIFGHEAIGIVESVGEDVTEVTKGDIVVPIFLPDCGECVDCKSEKSNLCSKFPFKVSPWMPRYDSSRFTDLNGHIIHHFLFVSSFTEYTVVDIANLTKIHPLVPPNKACLLSCGVSTGVGAAWKAAKVEPGSSVAIFGLGSIGLAVAEGARLCGATKIIGVDVNPDKFEIGKKFGVTDFIQAGGDKSVSQVIIEMTSGGADYCFECVGRASLVLEAYASCRKF
- the LOC107496715 gene encoding alcohol dehydrogenase-like 7 isoform X1, with amino-acid sequence MEEKAARTIEGQPIRCKAAVGREPGEPLIIEEIIVAPPMAREARIKVICSSLCYSDVTFWKMKDPPAIWPRIFGHEAIGIVESVGEDVTEVTKGDIVVPIFLPDCGECVDCKSEKSNLCSKFPFKVSPWMPRYDSSRFTDLNGHIIHHFLFVSSFTEYTVVDIANLTKIHPLVPPNKACLLSCGVSTGVGAAWKAAKVEPGSSVAIFGLGSIGLAVAEGARLCGATKIIGVDVNPDKFEIGKKFGVTDFIQAGGDKSVSQVIIEMTSGGADYCFECVGRASLVLEAYASCRKGWGKTVVLGVDKPGSCLSLSSSEVLCDGKSLIGALFGGLKPKSHVPILLKRYMDKELNLDEFITHEVDFKDINKAFDLLLKGECLRCVIWMDK